In Desulfobulbus oralis, one DNA window encodes the following:
- a CDS encoding RluA family pseudouridine synthase, which produces MSVPVPDGQPDASTTGSIPGQGAECQVLPQEAGWRLDHFLSARFPEHSRSFFLKLAQQARVSVNGQPAAKAGLRLKTGDRVAFAAPAAEPSALRPEPIAFEVLFEDEDLLLLSKPPGLTVHPGSGQKSGTLANGLLYRYATLPGLAEGRAGLVHRLDKDTSGLLLVARNERCLQALMAAFQERSVRKVYHAILLRSPAEAQGRITAPIGRHPLQRQKMAVREQNGRFAATNWRVVERFANGWVLAEIGLETGRTHQIRVHMSALHCPVAGDTLYGGRVAASAPVRPLRQMLHASSLTFTHPVSGQEMTATAPLWPDMQAVLAALRGLGRAP; this is translated from the coding sequence ATGTCCGTCCCGGTTCCAGACGGCCAGCCTGATGCCTCCACAACTGGCAGTATCCCGGGCCAGGGTGCCGAATGCCAGGTGCTGCCGCAGGAGGCCGGCTGGCGACTGGATCATTTCCTGTCCGCCCGTTTTCCAGAACATTCCCGTTCTTTTTTTCTGAAGCTGGCACAGCAGGCGCGGGTTTCCGTGAACGGCCAGCCTGCGGCCAAGGCTGGTCTGCGCCTGAAGACTGGCGACAGGGTTGCCTTTGCCGCGCCTGCTGCCGAACCGTCCGCGCTCAGGCCAGAGCCGATCGCCTTTGAGGTCCTCTTCGAGGACGAAGATCTGCTCCTGCTCAGCAAGCCGCCGGGTCTGACGGTGCACCCGGGCAGCGGCCAGAAAAGCGGCACCCTGGCGAATGGTCTTCTGTATCGCTACGCCACCCTGCCGGGCCTGGCCGAGGGGCGGGCCGGGCTTGTGCACCGGCTGGACAAGGATACTTCGGGCCTGCTTCTGGTCGCCAGGAACGAGCGGTGCCTGCAGGCACTGATGGCGGCCTTTCAGGAACGCTCGGTGCGCAAGGTGTATCACGCCATTTTGCTGCGCTCGCCCGCGGAGGCGCAGGGACGCATAACCGCCCCCATAGGCAGGCATCCGCTGCAGCGGCAGAAGATGGCGGTGCGCGAACAAAACGGGCGCTTTGCGGCCACCAACTGGCGTGTTGTCGAGCGCTTTGCCAATGGCTGGGTCCTGGCCGAAATTGGTCTGGAAACCGGCCGGACTCACCAGATTCGGGTGCACATGTCTGCCCTGCACTGTCCGGTGGCGGGCGATACCCTCTACGGCGGCAGGGTGGCAGCCAGTGCGCCGGTGCGTCCACTCCGGCAGATGCTGCATGCCAGCAGCCTGACCTTTACCCATCCGGTGAGTGGCCAGGAAATGACGGCCACCGCCCCGCTCTGGCCGGATATGCAGGCTGTGCTGGCCGCGTTGCGCGGCCTGGGGAGGGCCCCGTGA
- a CDS encoding CarD family transcriptional regulator has product MFAQGDMAVYPAHGVGQIEAIETKSIGGMDQSFYVMRILKTDMTIMIPTATSQNVGLRSIISPEETERVWEILKERDVELATQTWNRRYREYMDKIKTGSAFEVAEVLRDLYLLRGDKELSYGERKMLDTAMELLAKEISLADKMAEAEVVHQIEQLFS; this is encoded by the coding sequence GTGTTTGCGCAAGGTGACATGGCCGTATATCCGGCTCACGGGGTGGGGCAGATTGAGGCCATCGAAACGAAATCCATCGGCGGGATGGATCAGAGCTTTTACGTCATGCGGATCCTGAAGACCGATATGACCATCATGATTCCCACAGCCACGAGCCAGAATGTGGGCCTCAGGAGCATCATTTCGCCGGAGGAAACCGAACGGGTCTGGGAGATTCTGAAAGAACGGGACGTGGAGCTGGCCACCCAAACCTGGAATCGCCGCTACCGCGAGTACATGGACAAGATCAAGACGGGATCGGCCTTCGAGGTGGCGGAGGTTCTGCGGGATCTGTATCTGCTGCGCGGCGACAAGGAACTTTCCTACGGCGAGCGCAAGATGCTGGATACCGCCATGGAACTCCTGGCCAAGGAGATTTCTCTGGCGGACAAGATGGCGGAAGCCGAGGTTGTCCACCAGATCGAGCAGCTCTTCTCCTGA
- the pth gene encoding aminoacyl-tRNA hydrolase encodes MDKYLVVGLGNPGPGYIHTRHNAGFYFLDAFADAQGWRFAAARMQGEAAQGRLGGAQLCCVKPQTFMNHSGLCVRRYLDYFDIPLARLIVLHDDLDLAAGRIKVMRGGGAGGHNGIRSLIEHLKSRDFARIRIGIGRPPGPGGHDEAGIVDYVLAPLGMAGRRLWDERVPLVNEALELFISQGVDACMNSINGRGAA; translated from the coding sequence GTGGACAAATATCTGGTGGTGGGGCTGGGCAATCCCGGCCCTGGCTACATCCATACCCGGCACAATGCCGGGTTTTATTTTCTGGATGCTTTTGCCGACGCTCAGGGCTGGCGCTTCGCAGCGGCCAGGATGCAGGGCGAAGCGGCTCAGGGCCGCCTGGGGGGTGCCCAGTTGTGCTGCGTGAAGCCGCAGACCTTCATGAACCACTCCGGCCTGTGTGTGCGCCGCTACCTCGACTACTTCGACATCCCTCTGGCCCGCCTCATCGTGCTGCACGACGATCTGGACCTGGCGGCAGGCCGCATCAAGGTTATGCGGGGCGGAGGAGCGGGCGGCCACAATGGCATCCGCTCCCTGATCGAGCATCTGAAAAGCCGTGATTTTGCCCGCATCCGTATCGGCATCGGTCGGCCGCCTGGGCCGGGCGGCCATGATGAAGCCGGGATTGTCGACTATGTGCTCGCGCCCCTTGGCATGGCCGGGCGCAGGCTCTGGGACGAGCGCGTTCCTCTGGTCAACGAGGCTCTTGAACTCTTCATCAGCCAGGGGGTGGATGCCTGCATGAACAGCATCAACGGCCGCGGTGCGGCATGA
- a CDS encoding 50S ribosomal protein L25 — protein MIQVDMSADKRTVFGKGAMRQMRMQKHTPGVVYSGGQEPVALQFATSRLFKDLHHIHGRNAVINLAVNGDSKGVRHARVQEIQKDPVTGALLHIDFLEIDLEKAAQFAVPLKFIGTPKGVDLGGELQIHVSEVLLFGKPLDIPDEIEADITALEQGGKGLTPADITVPANVEMRSKTDTVCVQVV, from the coding sequence ATGATTCAGGTGGATATGAGCGCGGACAAGCGCACGGTTTTTGGCAAAGGCGCGATGCGGCAGATGCGGATGCAGAAGCATACGCCAGGGGTCGTGTACTCCGGCGGGCAGGAGCCGGTAGCGCTGCAGTTTGCCACGTCCAGGCTGTTCAAGGACCTGCACCACATTCATGGCCGCAATGCGGTCATCAATCTGGCTGTGAACGGTGACAGCAAGGGGGTTCGTCACGCCAGGGTGCAGGAGATTCAGAAGGATCCCGTCACCGGCGCCTTGCTCCATATCGATTTTCTGGAAATCGATCTGGAAAAAGCGGCCCAGTTTGCCGTACCTCTGAAGTTTATCGGCACGCCCAAGGGCGTTGATCTGGGGGGCGAGCTCCAGATTCATGTCAGTGAGGTGCTGCTTTTCGGCAAGCCGCTGGACATCCCGGACGAGATCGAGGCCGACATTACGGCGCTCGAGCAGGGCGGCAAGGGGCTGACCCCTGCGGATATTACGGTGCCTGCCAACGTGGAGATGCGCAGCAAGACTGATACGGTCTGCGTGCAGGTTGTCTGA
- a CDS encoding ribose-phosphate pyrophosphokinase, with product MPKKLKVFTGNANPEMAKEICDHLGIPLGQSVVKRFSDGEICVEIGENVRGADVFVIQPTCPPVNENLMELVIMVDALRRASARRITAVMPYYGYARQDRKVRPRVPISAKVVAEMLMVVGTRRVLCMDLHAGQIQGFFNIPVDHLYGAAVLLPYIRERFSDVIMVSPDAGGVERTRACAKKLNVDLAIIDKRRDKANECEAVRVIGNVEGKTAILLDDIVDTAGTLCGGAQILLDAGAREVHACCAHAVLSGPAIERIEKSCLKSLVVTNTIPLGEKARHCGKIAVLSVGHLLGEAIRRINNEDSVSCLFL from the coding sequence ATGCCGAAGAAACTGAAGGTATTCACGGGCAACGCCAACCCGGAGATGGCGAAAGAGATTTGTGATCACCTGGGCATTCCTCTGGGACAGTCTGTGGTGAAGCGCTTCTCCGACGGCGAAATCTGTGTCGAAATCGGGGAAAATGTGCGGGGTGCGGATGTATTCGTGATTCAGCCCACCTGCCCACCGGTCAACGAGAATCTCATGGAGCTGGTGATCATGGTTGATGCCCTGCGCCGCGCTTCGGCCAGGCGGATCACAGCGGTCATGCCCTATTACGGTTATGCCCGGCAGGACCGCAAGGTGCGACCCCGGGTGCCGATCTCGGCCAAGGTCGTGGCGGAAATGCTCATGGTGGTGGGCACGCGCCGGGTTTTGTGCATGGACCTGCACGCAGGCCAGATCCAGGGCTTTTTCAATATTCCGGTGGACCACCTTTACGGCGCCGCTGTGCTGCTGCCGTACATTCGGGAGCGTTTCAGCGATGTGATCATGGTGTCGCCGGACGCCGGCGGCGTGGAGCGCACCCGGGCCTGTGCCAAGAAACTGAATGTCGATCTGGCCATTATCGACAAGCGGCGGGACAAGGCCAATGAGTGCGAGGCCGTGCGGGTCATCGGCAACGTCGAGGGCAAGACGGCCATCCTCCTGGATGATATCGTGGATACGGCCGGCACCCTGTGCGGTGGTGCGCAGATCCTTCTGGATGCCGGGGCCAGGGAAGTCCATGCCTGTTGCGCCCATGCGGTGCTGTCCGGTCCGGCTATCGAGCGCATCGAAAAGTCCTGCCTGAAGTCTCTGGTGGTTACCAATACCATTCCGCTCGGCGAAAAGGCCAGACACTGCGGAAAGATCGCCGTTCTGTCCGTGGGGCATTTGCTGGGTGAGGCCATTCGGCGCATTAACAACGAAGATTCGGTCAGTTGTCTCTTTCTATAA
- a CDS encoding 4-(cytidine 5'-diphospho)-2-C-methyl-D-erythritol kinase: MAQQILHLQAPAKINLHLRITGRRPDGYHLLDSRMQKLEFCDELAFERLDRGIELVCAGRAVPVGPENLVWRAAALFFAETRADFGVRITLRKHIPVAAGLGGGSSDAAATLRALLRLSGLRMPRAQQLALALRLGADVPFFMQDAPAALARGVGEMLQPVAPLVGPAVLLVHPGVSVSTKWVYQSLDLTSQALDDSFQRSAGGGQSCPFVNDLEPVTVSRYPVVGELKAEMAGLGAEPALMSGSGATVFGLFADREQAKRAFLHFQGIYAHTYLTRPLSG, encoded by the coding sequence ATGGCGCAGCAGATCCTGCATCTGCAGGCGCCGGCCAAGATCAATCTCCATCTGCGCATCACGGGGAGAAGGCCGGACGGCTACCACCTGCTCGACAGCCGCATGCAGAAGCTGGAGTTCTGCGATGAACTGGCATTCGAGCGCCTTGACCGGGGCATAGAGCTGGTCTGTGCGGGCCGGGCGGTGCCGGTTGGTCCGGAAAATCTGGTCTGGCGGGCGGCGGCCCTGTTTTTCGCCGAAACCCGGGCGGATTTCGGCGTGCGCATCACGCTGAGAAAGCATATTCCGGTGGCAGCCGGGCTGGGGGGCGGCAGCAGCGATGCGGCGGCGACGCTCCGCGCTTTGTTGCGCCTCTCCGGCCTGCGGATGCCCAGGGCTCAACAGCTCGCTCTGGCCCTGCGCCTGGGCGCGGATGTGCCGTTCTTCATGCAGGATGCGCCAGCGGCCCTGGCCAGGGGGGTGGGCGAGATGCTGCAGCCGGTCGCACCGCTTGTTGGCCCTGCCGTGCTGCTGGTGCATCCTGGTGTTTCCGTGTCCACCAAATGGGTGTATCAGAGTTTGGACTTGACAAGTCAGGCCCTTGACGATAGCTTCCAACGTTCTGCAGGCGGGGGGCAGTCATGCCCCTTTGTCAACGACCTGGAGCCGGTGACTGTGTCGCGTTATCCGGTGGTTGGCGAGTTGAAAGCCGAGATGGCCGGGCTCGGTGCGGAGCCTGCCCTGATGTCGGGCTCCGGGGCGACGGTATTCGGTCTGTTTGCGGACAGGGAACAGGCCAAAAGGGCTTTTCTGCACTTCCAGGGCATATATGCCCACACCTACCTGACCCGGCCTTTGAGCGGCTGA
- a CDS encoding DUF1844 domain-containing protein, which yields MSETSSQPETQAEESCPCPEGQVRDAFGRCVMPTVTFSSLILSLNTSALFHMGELPHPETGRKERNLELAKHAIDTIALLKTKTLGNLVEEERELLDRVLYELKMHYVRLS from the coding sequence ATGTCCGAAACCAGCTCCCAGCCCGAAACGCAGGCAGAAGAAAGCTGCCCCTGTCCGGAAGGTCAGGTCAGAGACGCCTTTGGCCGTTGCGTGATGCCCACGGTCACCTTTTCGTCCCTGATCCTGTCCCTCAACACCTCGGCCCTGTTTCACATGGGCGAGCTGCCCCACCCCGAAACCGGGCGCAAGGAGCGGAATCTGGAACTGGCCAAGCACGCCATCGATACCATTGCCCTGCTCAAAACGAAAACCCTGGGCAATCTGGTCGAGGAGGAAAGGGAACTGCTGGACCGGGTTCTCTACGAGTTGAAAATGCACTACGTGCGCCTGAGCTGA
- a CDS encoding tRNA (cytidine(34)-2'-O)-methyltransferase: MHPDDPADDSSACHVVLVEPEIPPNTGAIARLCGATDSVLHLVHPLGFKTDDRHLKRAGLDYWEHVRIRHWDNLAAFLAAQPKARLHLLTTKSGRPYTAARFRPGDMLVFGRETKGLPEEILALYSDRCLTIPMCNPHIRSLNLAMCAGIVLYEAIRQRDAHSFPSGVADARTSL, from the coding sequence CTGCACCCAGACGATCCGGCAGACGACAGCAGCGCCTGCCACGTGGTCCTGGTCGAACCGGAGATTCCGCCCAACACCGGGGCCATCGCCCGCCTGTGCGGCGCCACCGATTCCGTGCTGCATCTGGTGCACCCCCTCGGCTTCAAAACCGATGACAGGCACCTGAAGCGCGCCGGGCTCGACTACTGGGAGCACGTGCGCATCCGCCACTGGGACAACCTGGCCGCCTTTCTGGCCGCGCAGCCAAAGGCCCGGCTCCATCTGCTCACCACCAAAAGCGGGCGGCCCTACACAGCGGCCCGCTTCCGGCCGGGGGACATGCTGGTCTTTGGCCGTGAGACAAAAGGCTTGCCGGAAGAAATCCTTGCACTATATAGTGATCGCTGCCTGACCATCCCCATGTGCAACCCGCATATCAGGAGCCTCAATCTGGCCATGTGTGCGGGCATCGTGCTCTATGAAGCGATCCGGCAGCGGGATGCACACTCTTTTCCAAGCGGAGTCGCAGATGCCAGAACAAGTCTATAA
- the serC gene encoding 3-phosphoserine/phosphohydroxythreonine transaminase, with protein sequence MPEQVYNFYAGPAVLPKQVLKQAALDIVDFNQSGMGIIEISHRSQAFTAVIQETEALIRELLGVPGHYKVLFLQGGASSQFFMVPMNLLQKDRVASYLNTGVWSNKAIREARLFGQVEVPYSSEATGFTRVPQHGEYTVNPKSEYLYFVSNNTVYGTQFHAMPETDAMLVADMSSDILSRPVDVSRFGLIYAGAQKNIGPAGVTLVIIREDLLERVSESVPTMLQYRTHAAADSLFNTPPVFSVYGVGQVMRWLRDQGGVAAMDRLSKQRSSLLYEVIDSTDFYRGHAEKASRSAMNVTFTLPTRELEEKFLRETTEQGFIGLKGHRLLGGFRASLYNAFPLEGVAKLAEFMQAFARKN encoded by the coding sequence ATGCCAGAACAAGTCTATAATTTTTACGCCGGCCCGGCCGTCCTGCCCAAACAGGTGCTCAAACAGGCAGCCCTCGATATCGTCGATTTCAACCAGTCGGGCATGGGCATCATTGAAATCAGCCACCGGAGCCAGGCATTCACCGCGGTCATTCAGGAGACCGAAGCGCTTATCCGCGAACTCCTGGGCGTGCCCGGGCATTACAAGGTGCTCTTTTTGCAGGGCGGCGCCTCCAGCCAGTTCTTCATGGTGCCGATGAACCTCCTGCAAAAAGACCGGGTGGCGAGCTATCTCAACACCGGCGTGTGGTCGAACAAGGCCATCAGGGAGGCCCGACTCTTCGGCCAGGTCGAGGTACCCTACTCCAGCGAAGCGACCGGCTTCACGCGGGTGCCCCAACACGGCGAATACACGGTCAACCCCAAGAGCGAATACCTGTACTTTGTCAGCAACAACACCGTCTATGGCACCCAGTTTCACGCAATGCCGGAAACGGATGCCATGCTGGTGGCCGACATGTCCTCGGACATTCTGTCGCGCCCTGTGGATGTGAGCAGATTCGGCCTGATTTACGCGGGCGCACAGAAAAATATCGGGCCGGCCGGCGTAACCCTGGTCATCATCCGGGAGGACCTCCTGGAACGGGTGAGCGAAAGCGTGCCCACCATGCTGCAGTACAGGACCCACGCAGCGGCGGATTCCCTGTTCAACACCCCGCCCGTCTTTTCCGTGTACGGCGTGGGGCAGGTCATGCGCTGGCTCAGGGACCAGGGCGGCGTGGCGGCCATGGACAGGCTCAGCAAACAGCGCTCCAGCCTGCTGTACGAGGTCATCGACAGCACGGATTTCTACCGTGGCCATGCAGAAAAAGCCTCCCGTTCGGCCATGAACGTGACCTTCACGCTGCCCACCAGGGAACTGGAGGAAAAGTTCCTCCGCGAAACCACGGAACAGGGCTTTATCGGCCTCAAGGGTCACCGCCTGCTGGGCGGCTTTCGGGCCTCCCTCTACAATGCCTTTCCCCTGGAAGGCGTGGCAAAGCTGGCCGAATTTATGCAAGCCTTTGCCCGGAAAAACTGA